A stretch of DNA from Candidatus Eisenbacteria bacterium:
TCGATCTACCGTCGCGCCTCGCGCCCCCAGACCCCAGGCACGCACGAACGAAACGAAGGATCACTCATGAAGCATTTCATTCTGCCGGCGGGATTGCTCTGCCTGGCCGCGGGAGTCGCGCAGGCCGTGCCCGATACCGGCGGGAGCGACCACGCACCGCTCCGGACGGTCAGCCACGTCGACCTGACGCGCTACGTCGGGACCTGGTACGAAATCGCGAGCTATCCGCAGCGATTCCAGAGAGGATGCACGGCCACCACCGCCGTGTACACGCTGCGCGAGGACGGGAAGATCCAGGTGGTCAACCGATGCAACCGCGACTCGCTCGACGGACGCGAGACCATCGCTCGTGGCCGCGCGCGCGTGATCGACCGTGAGACCAATGCCAAGCTCAAAGTCACCTTCTTCTGGCCGTTCTGGGGCGACTACTGGATCATCGATCTCGACCCCGACTACCGATATGCGGTCGTGGGCCATCCGAGCCGGAAGTACCTGTGGATCCTCTGTCGCACGCGCACCATGGACACGCTCGTCTACTCCGCAATCCTCGAGCGCC
This window harbors:
- a CDS encoding lipocalin family protein — translated: MKHFILPAGLLCLAAGVAQAVPDTGGSDHAPLRTVSHVDLTRYVGTWYEIASYPQRFQRGCTATTAVYTLREDGKIQVVNRCNRDSLDGRETIARGRARVIDRETNAKLKVTFFWPFWGDYWIIDLDPDYRYAVVGHPSRKYLWILCRTRTMDTLVYSAILERLAAQGYDVAKLRVTLQPQEPAGS